The following are encoded in a window of Chitinophagaceae bacterium genomic DNA:
- a CDS encoding methyltransferase domain-containing protein produces MNKAPQSFWDDTNASFDFERPSAKDYTRLLINKHIPVTAGNSVIEIGCYPGRYLSIFGDLGYTLHGIDLTTRTPETKHNLEKYGYRVGEILLEDFLAMPEEKKYGVVASFGFIEHFENYKEIIDKHCLHVNTDGFIVIGAPNLKNGISNLFYRLFNSRGSKKHVLAAMDLPAWKEQLEKNGFDILFAGYCGGLHFWLDGDQGKMQHFFGLQVLRLVRVIKAVFFWINFENLNSKYVSCDFLVIGKKRIMDTR; encoded by the coding sequence ATGAACAAGGCCCCTCAAAGCTTTTGGGATGATACCAATGCTTCCTTTGATTTTGAAAGACCATCTGCAAAAGATTATACAAGACTGCTCATCAATAAACATATTCCCGTTACAGCCGGCAACAGCGTAATAGAGATCGGCTGTTACCCGGGAAGGTACCTTTCCATTTTTGGCGACCTGGGGTATACCCTGCATGGCATCGACCTGACCACCCGCACCCCCGAAACAAAACATAACCTGGAAAAGTACGGGTACCGGGTTGGGGAGATACTCCTGGAGGATTTCCTGGCAATGCCCGAAGAAAAGAAATATGGGGTGGTTGCTTCCTTTGGTTTTATAGAGCATTTCGAAAACTATAAAGAGATCATAGATAAACATTGCCTGCACGTGAACACGGATGGTTTTATCGTTATTGGCGCTCCCAACCTGAAGAACGGCATTTCAAACCTGTTCTACCGGTTGTTCAACAGCCGGGGTTCGAAAAAGCATGTGCTGGCTGCCATGGACCTGCCTGCCTGGAAAGAGCAATTGGAAAAAAATGGTTTTGACATATTGTTTGCCGGCTATTGCGGTGGCCTGCATTTCTGGCTGGATGGCGACCAGGGCAAAATGCAGCATTTTTTCGGGCTACAGGTACTACGGCTGGTAAGGGTCATAAAAGCGGTCTTCTTCTGGATAAATTTTGAGAACCTGAACAGTAAATATGTTTCCTGTGATTTTCTGGTGATCGGGAAAAAACGAATCATGGATACCAGGTAA
- a CDS encoding UDP-N-acetylmuramate--alanine ligase, with amino-acid sequence MIKGINDFKNVFFIGVAGVGMSAIAQYLQGIGKNVSGSDRYFKEAEFNETKEKLEAEGIKCFLQNGDGISTGTDLVVVSTAIEDTVFEVQKAKQLNIPIIKRSELLALIARSKRTIAVGGTSGKSTTSAMLFDILEKAGLKPSIISGAGLVSIIREGKIGNAKVGAGAWLVIEADESDGSIVHYHPEIGLLLNVDKDHQELDELMNIFTTFRNNSNKFIVNQSNPLAQQLSQDIQQDFSADEDYDAGYIARDYQQDGFHIEFRIQNLPAGMKATIFNINSFGRHNMENALAAVAVANQVGVDLETCAAALQHYEGIYRRNQVLGNKNGVWVIDDYAHNPVKCAAAIRACQPVAEKVVAWFQPHGYGPTRFLRDDFVKEISGALRPQDEIWMSEIFYAGGTAVKDISAGDLIRDIKALGKNAFFVDDRNEFVGKVRPHLSGNSVLLLMGARDPGLEAFSRSVYESL; translated from the coding sequence ATGATCAAAGGAATAAATGATTTTAAGAATGTCTTTTTCATAGGCGTGGCCGGTGTGGGCATGAGCGCCATTGCCCAGTACCTCCAGGGCATTGGTAAGAACGTAAGCGGCAGCGACCGCTATTTCAAGGAAGCTGAATTCAACGAAACAAAAGAGAAACTGGAGGCAGAAGGAATAAAATGTTTCCTGCAGAACGGCGATGGCATCAGCACCGGAACGGACCTGGTTGTGGTTTCCACTGCCATAGAAGATACTGTGTTTGAAGTACAGAAAGCAAAACAACTGAACATCCCCATCATCAAACGGTCGGAACTGCTGGCACTGATCGCCCGGAGCAAGAGGACCATTGCAGTGGGCGGAACATCCGGTAAAAGCACCACCAGCGCCATGCTGTTCGATATATTGGAAAAGGCCGGTTTAAAACCCAGCATCATCAGCGGCGCCGGGCTCGTGAGCATCATCCGGGAAGGAAAGATCGGCAATGCAAAAGTGGGGGCAGGAGCGTGGCTGGTAATTGAAGCAGATGAAAGTGATGGAAGCATTGTGCATTATCACCCGGAGATCGGCCTCTTACTGAATGTAGATAAAGACCACCAGGAACTGGATGAGCTGATGAATATCTTCACCACATTCAGGAACAACAGTAATAAATTCATCGTCAACCAATCCAACCCACTGGCGCAACAGCTTTCCCAGGATATACAGCAGGATTTTTCGGCGGATGAAGATTACGATGCCGGGTATATCGCCCGGGATTATCAACAGGATGGCTTCCACATTGAATTCAGGATCCAAAACCTGCCGGCCGGCATGAAAGCCACCATATTCAACATAAACAGTTTCGGCCGGCATAATATGGAAAATGCCCTTGCTGCCGTTGCTGTTGCCAACCAGGTTGGTGTTGACCTGGAAACCTGTGCAGCTGCATTGCAGCACTACGAAGGCATTTACCGCCGCAACCAGGTGCTGGGAAATAAGAACGGTGTTTGGGTGATCGATGATTATGCCCACAACCCGGTGAAATGTGCAGCCGCCATCCGGGCATGCCAGCCAGTGGCAGAAAAAGTGGTGGCCTGGTTCCAGCCGCATGGTTACGGGCCAACCCGTTTTTTACGGGATGATTTTGTAAAGGAAATTTCCGGAGCCCTCCGGCCGCAGGATGAGATATGGATGAGCGAGATATTCTATGCAGGCGGAACGGCCGTGAAGGATATCAGCGCCGGTGATCTCATCCGGGATATCAAAGCGTTGGGAAAAAATGCTTTTTTTGTAGATGACCGCAACGAATTTGTTGGAAAAGTACGTCCTCATTTATCCGGCAATTCTGTCTTACTTTTAATGGGGGCAAGGGATCCCGGCCTGGAAGCATTCAGCAGGTCAGTATATGAGTCATTGTAA
- a CDS encoding glycosyltransferase family 4 protein, whose product MMTNSQHTILALPSWYPSELDAFNGDFIQRHIQAIALHCRQYVIYVVKDEKGSVTKDISTVVNERENYTEKIIYYHSPASGIGFIDRFLSHQTYKRILKRSIAQYVSQQGKPTLVHVHVAMKAGIGALWAKHKYGVPYIITENWTGYYRQSVPNIHGQNIFLKRALASVIKEAKRVVPVSNDLAGRIKENFGEIKYQVIPNVVNRDIFFYDPKDVPRFRFIHPSYLSYQKNPDGMLEACKILKQRGYSFELLFLGSTDQRLTEKARLMGLLDETVFFKPLLPYTEVAKQMQDSSALLMFSRFENLPCVILEALCCGLPVISSRVGGIAEVIDERNGILVESENVDQLADAMQQLVDNHSLYNGQTISSDAIARFNYDTVGAQYRSLYKEISS is encoded by the coding sequence ATGATGACGAATAGCCAACATACCATACTTGCACTGCCTTCCTGGTATCCCTCTGAACTGGATGCTTTTAACGGCGACTTTATTCAACGGCATATACAGGCGATCGCCCTGCATTGCCGGCAGTATGTTATTTATGTTGTAAAGGATGAGAAGGGATCGGTCACAAAGGATATAAGTACGGTGGTAAATGAAAGAGAGAATTATACGGAAAAGATCATTTACTATCATTCCCCTGCCTCGGGAATAGGTTTCATTGACCGGTTCTTATCTCATCAAACGTATAAACGGATACTGAAAAGATCCATAGCCCAATACGTGTCTCAACAGGGCAAACCCACCCTGGTGCATGTTCATGTGGCCATGAAAGCCGGCATCGGGGCGCTTTGGGCAAAACACAAATACGGGGTCCCGTATATCATTACCGAAAACTGGACGGGTTATTACCGGCAAAGCGTACCCAATATTCACGGCCAGAATATCTTTTTAAAAAGGGCACTGGCCTCGGTAATAAAAGAAGCAAAACGGGTCGTGCCCGTCAGTAATGATCTTGCTGGAAGAATAAAAGAGAACTTTGGTGAAATAAAATACCAGGTAATACCCAACGTGGTGAACAGAGATATTTTTTTTTATGACCCAAAGGATGTCCCCCGGTTCCGGTTCATACATCCATCCTATCTTTCTTACCAAAAGAATCCCGATGGAATGCTGGAGGCATGTAAGATATTGAAGCAGCGGGGGTACAGTTTTGAACTGCTGTTTTTAGGCAGTACCGATCAGCGGTTGACGGAAAAAGCCAGGTTGATGGGATTGCTGGATGAGACCGTTTTCTTTAAACCACTGCTCCCTTATACGGAAGTGGCAAAGCAAATGCAGGATTCTTCTGCCTTACTGATGTTCAGCCGTTTTGAGAATTTACCCTGTGTCATTTTAGAAGCTTTGTGTTGCGGCCTGCCGGTCATAAGCAGCCGGGTAGGCGGTATTGCGGAAGTGATAGATGAACGCAACGGCATCCTGGTGGAAAGTGAAAATGTTGACCAGTTGGCGGATGCTATGCAACAACTGGTGGACAACCATTCTTTATATAACGGACAAACCATATCATCGGATGCAATTGCCCGGTTCAACTATGATACGGTAGGAGCTCAATATCGTTCACTATATAAGGAGATCAGCAGCTGA
- a CDS encoding peptidylprolyl isomerase: MSEPTLSHGEIHTNKGVMKFELYDDDAPIAVANFKKLAGQGFYNGLAFHRVIPDFMIQGGCPNGNGTGGPGYSINCELTGVKQIHDRGVMSMAHRGRNTGGSQFFICHNRSNTKHLDGVHTCFGKVTEGLDVVDDIRGGDVIEKIILT; encoded by the coding sequence ATGAGCGAACCAACACTTTCACACGGCGAGATACATACGAACAAGGGGGTAATGAAATTTGAATTGTACGACGATGATGCCCCCATTGCAGTGGCTAATTTCAAGAAACTGGCTGGCCAGGGATTTTACAACGGACTTGCTTTTCACCGGGTGATCCCGGACTTTATGATCCAGGGTGGTTGCCCCAACGGAAACGGCACCGGTGGTCCCGGTTACAGCATCAATTGTGAACTGACCGGTGTAAAACAGATCCACGACCGGGGAGTGATGTCGATGGCGCACCGGGGCCGCAACACGGGTGGGTCACAGTTTTTTATATGCCATAACCGCAGCAATACAAAACACCTCGACGGGGTTCATACCTGCTTTGGAAAAGTGACTGAGGGACTGGATGTGGTGGATGATATCCGGGGAGGAGATGTGATCGAAAAAATAATACTTACCTGA
- a CDS encoding imidazolonepropionase, protein MTTLVTNIKQLVNTREQDPLLRGKALAELPVIEDAFLLIEDGIIAQYGAMYELALKVPQLPKAIIDADGQFVLPAWCDSHTHIVFARTREEEFIDKIKGMSYAEIAAKGGGILNSANKLNAASEDELFNSAWQRLEEISRLGTGAVEIKSGYGLTVEGELKMLRVIKKLKERSSLSVRSTFLGAHTYPVAYKEDHAGYINSIINEMLPVIAQEKLADYIDVFCETGFFSPQEMETICKAGMNYGLKPKLHVNQLTSIGGVETAIKLNALSVDHLETMTDADVRSLSASGTIGTLLPTAAFFLHMQYQPARQLIDAGTAIALASDYNPGSSPSGNMNFVIALSCIQMKMLPQEAINAATLNGAYAMELEKELGSITVGKKANLIFTKPIPSLAYLPYSFGTDLIDKVMINGEFI, encoded by the coding sequence ATGACAACCTTAGTAACCAACATAAAGCAATTAGTAAATACCCGGGAGCAGGATCCATTGCTTCGCGGCAAGGCATTGGCTGAACTGCCGGTAATTGAAGATGCATTCTTACTGATCGAAGACGGTATCATTGCCCAATACGGCGCCATGTACGAACTGGCATTGAAAGTACCGCAGTTACCTAAAGCGATCATTGATGCTGACGGGCAGTTTGTTTTACCCGCCTGGTGCGACAGCCATACCCACATCGTTTTTGCAAGAACACGGGAAGAAGAGTTCATCGACAAGATAAAAGGAATGAGTTATGCAGAAATAGCAGCCAAAGGCGGCGGTATCTTAAACTCAGCCAACAAATTAAATGCAGCCAGCGAAGATGAACTCTTCAACAGCGCATGGCAACGACTGGAAGAGATAAGCAGACTGGGTACCGGGGCCGTGGAAATAAAAAGCGGCTATGGGTTAACAGTAGAAGGGGAGCTGAAGATGCTGCGGGTGATCAAAAAATTAAAAGAGCGGTCATCGCTTTCTGTCCGGTCAACATTTTTGGGTGCACATACGTACCCGGTTGCGTACAAAGAGGACCACGCCGGTTATATCAACAGCATCATCAACGAAATGCTGCCGGTAATAGCACAGGAAAAACTGGCAGACTATATTGACGTGTTCTGTGAGACCGGTTTCTTTTCCCCGCAGGAAATGGAAACCATCTGCAAGGCAGGAATGAACTATGGCCTGAAGCCCAAACTCCACGTCAACCAGTTGACCAGCATCGGCGGTGTTGAAACGGCCATTAAGTTAAATGCCTTATCTGTTGATCACCTGGAAACGATGACAGATGCTGATGTAAGATCACTAAGCGCTTCCGGTACCATCGGCACTTTATTGCCTACTGCTGCGTTCTTCCTGCACATGCAGTACCAGCCTGCCCGGCAGTTGATAGATGCCGGCACGGCCATTGCCCTGGCCTCCGATTACAACCCCGGCTCATCGCCCAGCGGGAATATGAATTTTGTGATCGCTTTAAGCTGCATCCAGATGAAAATGCTGCCGCAGGAAGCCATCAACGCCGCTACCCTCAACGGGGCCTATGCTATGGAACTGGAAAAAGAACTGGGAAGCATAACGGTTGGCAAGAAAGCAAACCTCATTTTTACAAAACCCATTCCTTCACTGGCATACCTGCCTTATTCATTCGGAACGGATCTGATCGATAAAGTGATGATCAACGGGGAGTTTATATAG
- a CDS encoding TCR/Tet family MFS transporter produces MASKRNAAVGFIFITLLIDIIGFGIIIPVIPSLIAHLKNVDISTASKYGSLLMFSYAVVQFICAPILGNLSDKYGRRPVLLFSLFGFGINYLFMALAPTYGWLFLGRIIAGITGASMTTGAAYIADISTAENRAKNFGMIGAAFGLGFIIGPVIGGLLGGFGTRVPFYAAAVLALLNWTYGYFVLPESLQKEHRRSFEWKRANPVGSLLHLKKYPAISGLALAILFVYIAAHAIQSNWNYFTMYRFNWNERMVGLSLGVVGIMVATVQGGLIRVINPWLGNEKSIYTGLGIYAIGMLLFGLATQSWMMFVFLVPYCFGGISQPALQAVMSEHVPPNVQGELQGAITSLMSLAAIIGPLVMNNLFYYFTHSEAPMHLPGAPFLLAAVLMAASAVIAFRTLHPNKRIT; encoded by the coding sequence ATGGCTTCAAAACGTAACGCAGCGGTCGGGTTCATTTTTATAACGCTGCTGATCGACATTATCGGGTTTGGCATCATCATCCCGGTAATACCATCCCTGATCGCTCATTTAAAGAATGTAGACATCAGTACCGCCTCCAAATACGGCAGCCTGCTGATGTTTTCGTATGCTGTTGTACAATTCATTTGTGCACCCATACTGGGTAACCTCAGTGATAAATACGGCCGGCGGCCGGTATTATTATTCTCCTTATTTGGTTTTGGCATCAATTATTTATTCATGGCACTGGCGCCCACCTATGGCTGGTTATTCCTGGGAAGGATCATTGCAGGCATAACCGGGGCAAGCATGACAACAGGAGCTGCCTATATTGCCGATATCAGCACAGCGGAGAACCGGGCAAAGAATTTTGGTATGATCGGCGCTGCTTTCGGACTGGGCTTTATCATCGGGCCGGTGATCGGCGGGTTGCTGGGTGGTTTCGGTACCCGTGTCCCGTTCTATGCAGCGGCCGTACTGGCTTTATTGAACTGGACCTACGGCTATTTTGTATTACCCGAATCGTTGCAAAAAGAACACCGCCGCTCCTTTGAGTGGAAGCGTGCCAACCCGGTTGGTTCCTTACTGCATTTAAAAAAATACCCGGCCATCAGCGGATTGGCATTGGCCATTTTATTCGTTTATATCGCAGCGCACGCCATCCAGAGCAACTGGAACTATTTTACCATGTACCGCTTTAACTGGAACGAACGGATGGTGGGCCTATCCCTGGGGGTGGTTGGCATCATGGTGGCTACCGTTCAGGGCGGACTGATTCGGGTGATCAATCCCTGGCTGGGTAATGAAAAGAGCATTTATACCGGGCTTGGAATTTATGCGATCGGCATGTTGCTGTTTGGACTGGCAACCCAAAGCTGGATGATGTTCGTTTTCCTGGTCCCATATTGCTTCGGGGGAATTTCCCAGCCGGCATTACAGGCAGTAATGAGCGAACACGTGCCGCCCAACGTACAGGGTGAACTGCAGGGCGCCATTACCAGCCTCATGAGCCTCGCTGCCATCATCGGGCCATTGGTGATGAATAATTTATTCTATTACTTTACACACAGCGAAGCACCCATGCATTTGCCGGGGGCGCCGTTCTTACTGGCTGCTGTTTTAATGGCTGCCAGTGCCGTCATTGCTTTCAGAACTTTACACCCGAATAAAAGGATCACCTGA
- a CDS encoding acetyl-CoA hydrolase/transferase family protein produces MIHPYNYVTPQEALSIIESNSRVFIHGSVCTPIYLLQALAKEKDRLRNVELVSITLKGDIEIDKPEYTDSFHINSLFVSAPIRNAVAEGRADFIPVFLSDIPYLFKSKTLELDTAIVQVSPPDRHGYCSLGVSVDIARAAVDNAKQTIALVNPSMPRTHGDGMIHTDRFTKMVFHDSPLPEENYSSKVGKNEMLIGKHIADMIDDGSTLQMGIGTIPDAVLSFLDNHKNLGVHTEMLSDGIIDLVEKDVINNKCKYKHPNKTITSFAIGSRKLYDYVNDNSSFNFLDIEYVNNPHVIRQNQKVIAINSAIEVDLTGQVCADSIGELQYSGIGGQLDFMRGAALSVGGKPIIALNSRTNKGVPRIVPCLKEGAGVVTTRGHVHYVVTEYGVAFLFGKNLRQRAKLLIDIAHPDDREMLMKYCFERFKVFIKD; encoded by the coding sequence ATGATTCATCCCTACAATTACGTTACCCCACAGGAAGCCCTGTCCATTATTGAAAGCAATAGCCGTGTGTTCATCCACGGCAGCGTTTGTACCCCCATCTACCTCCTGCAGGCACTGGCCAAAGAAAAAGACAGGCTGCGGAACGTGGAGCTGGTCTCCATTACCCTGAAAGGAGATATTGAGATCGACAAGCCGGAATACACGGATAGTTTTCACATAAATTCCCTTTTTGTGTCGGCCCCCATCCGCAATGCAGTTGCAGAAGGCCGGGCCGATTTTATTCCCGTTTTTTTAAGTGATATCCCCTACCTCTTCAAGAGCAAGACCCTGGAACTGGATACCGCCATCGTGCAGGTATCGCCGCCCGACAGGCATGGCTACTGCTCCCTGGGCGTTTCCGTGGATATTGCCCGTGCTGCGGTTGACAATGCCAAACAAACCATCGCCCTGGTAAATCCCTCCATGCCCCGTACGCATGGCGACGGCATGATCCATACCGACCGGTTCACCAAAATGGTATTTCACGATTCGCCCTTGCCCGAAGAGAATTACAGCAGCAAAGTGGGCAAGAACGAAATGCTGATCGGTAAACATATTGCCGATATGATCGACGACGGCAGTACCCTGCAGATGGGCATCGGCACCATACCCGATGCGGTGCTGAGTTTTTTAGACAACCACAAAAACCTGGGCGTGCATACCGAAATGCTCAGCGACGGAATCATCGACCTGGTGGAAAAAGACGTGATCAACAACAAGTGCAAATACAAACATCCCAATAAGACCATCACTTCCTTTGCCATCGGCAGCCGCAAACTGTATGACTATGTAAACGATAATTCCTCTTTCAACTTCCTGGATATTGAATACGTGAACAACCCGCATGTGATACGGCAGAACCAGAAAGTGATCGCCATCAACAGCGCCATTGAAGTGGACCTTACCGGCCAGGTATGTGCAGACAGCATCGGCGAGCTGCAGTACAGCGGCATCGGCGGGCAGCTTGATTTCATGCGGGGCGCTGCATTGAGCGTGGGTGGTAAACCCATCATTGCACTCAACAGCCGCACAAATAAAGGCGTGCCACGTATCGTTCCCTGTTTAAAGGAAGGCGCCGGCGTGGTTACTACCCGGGGCCATGTGCATTACGTGGTCACCGAATACGGCGTCGCGTTTTTGTTTGGAAAGAACCTCCGGCAGCGGGCAAAACTGCTTATCGATATTGCCCACCCCGATGACCGGGAGATGCTGATGAAGTATTGTTTTGAGCGGTTTAAGGTTTTTATTAAAGATTAA
- a CDS encoding polysaccharide biosynthesis C-terminal domain-containing protein, whose protein sequence is MYMPFLFLIPGILSLSGLFTLTAYFAGNNQVKKNMLGALYALALVLAGNMLFIPKYGINAAALISSLGYMVYHVYILGSFSREHKIPFSDFYIFRYGDWVKIRKGLLNIFTKSDIADHA, encoded by the coding sequence ATGTACATGCCGTTCTTATTTCTTATACCGGGTATATTGTCCCTGTCGGGATTGTTTACCCTCACCGCTTATTTTGCCGGGAACAACCAGGTGAAAAAAAATATGCTTGGGGCCCTTTATGCGCTTGCCCTTGTTTTAGCAGGGAATATGCTCTTCATCCCGAAGTACGGGATCAACGCTGCAGCATTGATCAGCAGCCTGGGTTACATGGTCTATCACGTTTATATACTCGGGTCATTCAGCAGGGAACATAAGATCCCGTTCAGCGACTTTTATATTTTCCGGTACGGCGATTGGGTAAAGATCCGTAAGGGCCTTTTGAATATTTTTACAAAGAGCGATATTGCCGATCATGCATGA
- a CDS encoding triose-phosphate isomerase, with protein MRKQIAAANWKMNLTLQQAEKLMDELTSIPHNLNENQEAVFGVPFPYLVSIKNKLAGKKNAFVAAQNCYDKKSGAYTGEVSAEMLKSINVDYVILGHSERREYFNESHAMLAAKVNICLENGLKPIFCCGEPLSVREAGNENSYVETQLKESLFHLTAEQLTGFVIAYEPIWAIGTGKTASNEQAQQMHAHIRSVMAKQYGEAVADSISILYGGSVKANNAKEIFGQPDVDGGLVGGASLVAADFATIINSLK; from the coding sequence ATGCGTAAACAAATTGCTGCGGCAAACTGGAAAATGAACCTGACCCTGCAACAGGCAGAAAAATTAATGGATGAACTGACCTCGATCCCGCATAACCTGAACGAAAACCAGGAGGCCGTTTTTGGGGTCCCGTTCCCGTACCTGGTCAGCATAAAAAACAAACTGGCAGGGAAAAAAAATGCCTTTGTTGCTGCACAGAACTGTTACGATAAAAAAAGCGGTGCCTATACCGGCGAAGTAAGTGCCGAAATGCTTAAAAGCATCAACGTGGATTACGTGATACTCGGCCACAGCGAACGCCGGGAATATTTCAATGAAAGCCACGCCATGCTGGCTGCCAAAGTGAATATCTGCCTGGAGAACGGGTTAAAACCCATTTTTTGTTGCGGAGAGCCTTTATCAGTGCGGGAAGCCGGTAATGAGAATTCATATGTTGAAACGCAATTGAAAGAAAGCCTTTTTCACCTGACTGCTGAGCAGCTGACCGGTTTTGTGATAGCGTATGAACCCATCTGGGCCATTGGTACCGGCAAAACAGCCAGCAATGAACAGGCACAGCAAATGCATGCACACATACGCAGTGTAATGGCAAAACAATATGGTGAAGCGGTTGCAGACAGCATCTCCATTCTTTATGGCGGAAGCGTGAAAGCGAACAATGCAAAAGAGATATTTGGTCAACCGGATGTGGACGGTGGATTGGTGGGAGGGGCCAGCCTTGTTGCTGCAGACTTTGCAACCATCATCAACAGCCTTAAGTGA
- a CDS encoding glycoside hydrolase family 47 protein, with translation MLTTVILFLAAAVFAQGKDAKFTDSMKQEMCSKVKEAASHAWKGYKDHAWGADDLKPLTKQPKNWYKTSMLMTPVDAFDTFTLMGLTAEAKEAKDLILGKLDFNIDNDVQVFEITIRLLGGLITAYELDGNKKFLALAHDLGNRLMPAFHTPTGMPYRYVHLQTGKTRDGINNPAEIGTLMMEFGKLSKLTGDSKYYDAAKKAILAVYKNRSPLGLVGEQIDVQTGKWVTTKSHIGAYIDSYYEYLYKNWLLFGDLDFKTAFDTHNKAIKEHLISKTGKGWFMHQVDMNSGKVIGTTYGALEAFYAGLCAFAGDVETGRQIQEANYYMWTRFNLEPEEFNFIADTITSAYYILRPENLESAFYMYRLTGELKYLWQGKVMVESILTHCRNDVGFASLKNVQTIEKTNSMESFFFGETLKYAYLIFAPVSALDLKKVVLTTEAHPFKTENRKTGISN, from the coding sequence ATGCTCACCACCGTCATCCTGTTCCTCGCCGCGGCTGTTTTTGCCCAGGGCAAGGATGCAAAATTTACTGATTCCATGAAACAGGAGATGTGCAGTAAGGTAAAAGAGGCTGCATCGCACGCCTGGAAAGGATATAAGGATCATGCCTGGGGGGCCGATGACCTGAAACCGCTGACGAAGCAACCGAAGAACTGGTATAAAACATCCATGCTGATGACCCCGGTGGATGCATTTGATACCTTTACCTTGATGGGATTAACTGCCGAAGCGAAAGAAGCAAAGGATCTTATCCTGGGCAAACTTGATTTTAATATCGACAACGATGTACAGGTCTTTGAAATAACCATCCGCCTGCTGGGCGGATTGATAACGGCTTATGAACTGGATGGCAATAAAAAATTCCTGGCCCTTGCTCACGACCTGGGCAACAGGCTGATGCCCGCCTTCCATACGCCAACGGGAATGCCTTACCGCTATGTGCATCTGCAAACAGGCAAAACAAGGGATGGCATCAACAACCCGGCGGAGATCGGTACGCTGATGATGGAATTTGGCAAATTGTCGAAACTCACCGGCGACAGTAAATATTACGATGCCGCCAAGAAAGCCATCCTGGCTGTTTATAAGAACAGGAGCCCGCTCGGCCTGGTGGGAGAGCAGATCGATGTGCAGACAGGAAAATGGGTGACCACCAAAAGCCATATCGGCGCTTACATTGATTCGTACTACGAATATTTATACAAAAACTGGCTGTTGTTTGGCGACCTTGATTTTAAGACCGCTTTTGATACGCATAATAAAGCCATCAAGGAACACCTCATCAGCAAAACAGGCAAGGGCTGGTTCATGCACCAGGTGGACATGAACAGCGGGAAGGTCATTGGCACTACCTATGGCGCACTGGAAGCTTTTTATGCCGGGCTTTGCGCCTTTGCAGGCGATGTGGAAACGGGCAGGCAGATTCAGGAGGCCAACTACTACATGTGGACCCGGTTCAACCTTGAACCCGAAGAGTTCAACTTCATAGCCGATACCATCACCAGCGCCTATTATATCCTCCGGCCAGAAAACCTGGAAAGCGCATTTTATATGTACCGGCTCACGGGCGAGCTGAAATACCTCTGGCAGGGCAAAGTGATGGTAGAAAGCATCCTTACCCATTGCAGGAACGACGTGGGATTCGCCTCCTTAAAAAATGTACAGACCATTGAAAAGACGAATTCGATGGAAAGTTTCTTTTTTGGGGAAACACTGAAGTATGCGTACCTCATCTTTGCACCCGTATCAGCACTGGATCTGAAAAAAGTGGTACTTACCACCGAGGCCCATCCTTTTAAAACAGAGAACAGGAAGACAGGAATCAGTAATTAA
- a CDS encoding RNA-binding protein: MNIYVSNLSFNTSDAELNDLFSTFGQVTSAKVITDRETGRSRGFGFVEMPSDEEGKDAMLGLNNKEVEGRAMSVSVAKEKTERSNGGGSRGGYSNNRSSGGGRW; encoded by the coding sequence ATGAACATTTACGTTTCAAATCTGAGTTTCAATACCAGCGATGCTGAATTGAACGATCTTTTTTCAACTTTTGGCCAGGTAACTTCTGCCAAAGTAATCACCGACAGGGAAACCGGAAGGTCACGTGGTTTTGGTTTTGTGGAAATGCCTTCGGATGAAGAAGGAAAAGACGCCATGCTTGGACTCAACAACAAAGAAGTGGAAGGAAGGGCAATGTCTGTTTCTGTTGCAAAAGAGAAAACAGAAAGAAGCAACGGCGGCGGAAGCCGTGGTGGCTATTCCAACAACCGCAGCAGCGGTGGTGGAAGATGGTAA